The region AACGGCACGCCCAAGGCGGTTTGCGGGAGCATTTCGATACGTACACCAGTGCCGCTGATCTTGCCGCCATCCACGGCCACCAGGGCTTTCTGGCCATTGGCAGTGGCGCCGGTTACCGCACTGTTGATGACGCTGCCTTGCTCGAAGCTGATCTGTATCGCGGCGCCAGCCTTCACGCCGGTAGCATTGGCTGCGCGCAGGTAGACACTGGAACTGTCGACGGCGCCGCTGACGATGCCCACACCGTTGGCCACGGTTACCGTTATCGGGACTGGTACGCCCAGCAGCCCAAGCACGGGTCCGAGTTGCAGTGCAGCAACCGAAGGCGGGTGGTCGTCCAGACGTTCGATGCTGACCACGGCATCTTCGGCCTCAACGTCTTTTATCGACAGGTAACACATGCTCCCCAGGATGAGGCTGATCGCCATGGCCAGGCGGTTGTGCGCCAGGTGGTCCAGTGGCAGTGCAATTTCGCTGACGTGTTTCATGACGATCTCCCAAAATTCATGGATGCAAGTCTCTGCCTAGGCAGGAAGCTGCTCTGTAGGAGTCGCCTTAGTTGCACGTAGGATTTTCGCTGAAGGTAGTGCTGGACTAGGCTTGTTCTTCTGGCCTTGGGTGGCCGGGAAGGAGTCGTCTGATGAGTCGGGTGATGATTGTCGAGCCTTTACCGCTGCTGCGCCTGGCGTTGGGCCAAGTGCTTGAGCGGCTGGGGCATCAGGTCGTCGCCCAGACGGACAACGGTCAGGATGCGCTGCTGCAGGCGCGTAGCGAATCACCGCAGTTGGTGGTGTTGGAACTGGCGATTACCGGGCTCGGCGGTCTGGATCTGACTCGCCGCTTGAAGTTGCGTGATCCGAGTTTGCAGGTGTTGGTGTACACCACACAAAGCACCAGTCAGTTTGCCCGTTTGTGTGGGCAGGCCGGAGCCGATGGTTTTGTCAGCAAGCACGATGAGCTGCTCGAGCTTGAACGCGCCTTGGGCGCCGTGTCCCACGGGCGGCGTTATTTTCCTCGAGACGCTCGGGGCGCAGCGGTTGTGGTGGGAGGCAACGAGCTGGACGCCCTGTCAGCACGGGAATTGACCGTGCTGGAGCTGATCGGCGAAGGCTGCTCGAACCAGGCGATCGCCGAGCAATTGGCGATCAGCTACAAGACGGTCAGTACTTACAAAACCCGCTTGCAGGAGAAACTTCAGGTCGACTCGCGCCTGGCCCTGGCCAACATAGCGCAACGCAACGGTATCGGTACACCCAACATGCCGGCGCTGAATGTTGCCGACGAGCCGGTCAACCACGACCCTGACGCAAGCCAGCAAGCCTTGTTACGGGCCATGCTCGAAGCATCGGCAAAGCCAATGTTCGTGCGTGACCGAGAAGGTCGCTTGCTGATGTGCAACCAACCATTTCTGGCCTTGCACCACACTTCGTTGGAACGAGTGCTGGGACAGCGGTTGGGCGATGCGTTCTGGTTTACACCGGAGCAAGGGCGTTGGTACCAGTCGCGTTATGAAGCTTGCATCGAAAAGGGCGAGTCGTTCAGCGCGCAGAATGTCTTCGAATTCCTGGGCGAACCGCACTATTTACAGTATTGGGCCGAGCCCTGGGTCGATGGCACTGGCGTGGTTCAAGGCATGGTTGGCAGTTTCGAGGACTTGACCGACCGGCATGTTCTGCTGGGTCAACTGCGTGATGCCCATGAACAGGCCGAGTCGCGCTACCGCGAGGTCACCCGTTTTGCCCGTGTGGTCTATGAGGACCTGAATGAACCGCTGCAGCGTTTGCAAACGGGCCTTGGCAAAGCGAGTCTGCCGGCAGCAGGTCTGGCTGCTCTGCATAAACTCAATCGCCGTCTCCATCAACTGGAGCAACTGCTTCGCCTGGAACAACTGCATCCGCCGCTGGTGCCGACTCAGCTGGATATCGTCGAGTGGCTGCAGGAGCAGTTGGCCACTCTCGCTGTGGCGCCATCACTGGACTGCAAAAGCGTGAGCGCACGGCAGCTGTGGATCGATGGCGATCGCTTTGGCGAACTGCTCGGCACATTGTTGCAGTACCTGAATGAAGCGGCGCCACAAACACCGCTCACTATCAGCCTGGCCACTCGCATGCAACTCAGCGGTGTGGTCACGCTGAACCTGGCCGTTTCGCTGTGCCAGCCGCTGGTGCATCGCCAGGGGCTGGCCTTGCAGTTGTGTCGACACCTGAGCCAGTCGATGGAGGGCAGCTTTCGTGATGTGCGTGAAAACGGCGAAACCACATTTCTCATCGAACTCGAGTCGCCTGCGGCATTGGCTGGTTCCCTGCACGGCTATTGATTTGAGACAGAGGCCCGTGGCGCAAGCGCATTAGACTCCTCGCGGTTGCTTGATAATTTTGAGCATAAATGACCCGTCTCTCTCACCACTGGCGCTACGCTAGGTTGGTCACGGTGCGATCCGCGAGCTGATGGCGTCCTTGGCAGGTTTGGTCTATCAGTAGTCAGTTACTTACTTGTGTGAGGTCTTGACATGGCAAAAGAGAAAAAGCACGCCCCCAAGGGCAATCCCGAGGCGCGCGGGAAGTTGAAAAACAAGGACTACCTCGAACAGTTGCGCCAATTGCATGTCGAGCTGGTCAAGATGCAGGAGTGGGTGAAAGAGAAGGGCATCAAGGTCTGCGTCATTTTCGAAGGCCGTGACGGGGCAGGTAAAGGCGGCACGATCAAAGCACTTACCGAACGGGTCAGCCCGCGGGTGTTCCGAGTCGTGGCATTGCCGGCGCCTAACGACCGAGAAAAGAGCCAGATGTACCTGCAGCGTTATCTGCCGCACCTGCCTGCTGCGGGTGAAGTGGTGATTTTCGACCGCAGTTGGTACAACCGCGCAGGTGTCGAGCGGGTGATGGGGTTCTGCAGTCAGGAACAGGTTGAAGGGTTCCTTGACGCCGTGCCTGCCGTGGAGCGGGCGATCATCGATTCCGGGGTCATTCTGCTCAAGTACTGGCTGGAAGTCAGCGAAGAGGAACAGACCCGTCGCCTTGAGGCGCGCATAGAAGACGGGCGTAAAATCTGGAAACTGTCACCGATGGACCTCAAGTCGTACAGCCGCTGGTATGACTATTCCCGGGCACGCGACGACATGTTCAAGGCTACCGACACCGGCCACGCGCCTTGGTTTGTGGCTGATTCGAACGACAAGCGCCGTGCGCGGCTGAACATCATTTCCGACCTGCTCAGTCGCATCCCCTACAAGGAAGTGCCGCGCGAGAAGGTCAAGCTGCCTAAACGCCAGAAGAAAGGCGACTATCGGGAGCCGAACTATCAGTTCAAGCGCGTTACCGAACGCTTCTAATCTCCTCGGAACACTGCCTTCTGTGGGCGCCGGCCTTAGCGACGATGGGACTGCTGAACGGTTCCATCGCGGCTTGTTTTATCCTCGCGCAAAAATCGATACCACCCTTCACGGGAGGGGTGCGGTCGACCTTCATTGCATAAGCTGGTCTGACCCAGCGCTTGCCAGGACATTTGGCAATGCGTGCATGCAGAGAGGTTACCGAGGTGTATCGAAAGCTGTTTTCAGTGGCCGGCAGGCCCCGCAGGCTCGATGGTGGGGCGTTGTTTGGCACGACACCGCGCAGCATCTGGAGTGAGTGGCTGAGCGCTGACGTTGAGAATCAGGTCGAGACCGCATCGCGGGCATTATTAGTCCAGCAGGACGGTCGGAACATCCTGGTCATGGCTGGTTCTGATGCTTTGCTGGCGCCGCTGCCGCCCACCTGCCGCTGCCAACGTCCAGCCCCAGGCCTACTCGATAGCTTGGCGAGGTTGGGCGTGACAGAAGAGCAAATTCACGCTGTGGTGCTTACACATCTTCACGCGATGCTCGCGCCGGAGGTACGTCGGGCCGTTAGCGACGGCGACACCCCGCGCTTGCTATTTCCGTCTGCCCGCTACTTGGTCAGCCGCCAGCACTGGAAGCGGGCCAGTCACCCACACCCCCGTGATCGTGTGCTGTTTGTCGGGCAGATCGTCAGCCAGTTGCAAAGTAGTGGCCGTCTAGTCCTGCTGGACGATCAGGCCAATGAACTGTTGGGTGTAGGCTGGCGCTTCCACGTCAGCGATGGCTACACCCCGGGACAGCTACTGCCGGAAATAGATATGCCAGGCGGCCCGGTGATCTTTGGCGGTGACCTGGTGCCCGCCGCGCACTGGCTTGCGCTCGATCTGACTACCGCATTCGACCGCAATCCAGAAGGCCTGATCGATGAAAGGGAAAGTCTGCTGGATCACCTGATTGCCAGCGGCGCAAGGTTGTTTCTGCCCCGTGATCCACAGACTGCGATGATCAAGGTCAACCGCGACCGGCAATCGCGCTATCAACCTTACGACCACCATGACCAAGTCCATCGGCTGGACCTATAAAAATCGCTCAACAGGAGTGCTTTATGAAAGTAATGGCTGCGGTAAAGCGCGTGGTCGACTACAACGTCAAGGTCCGCGTCAAGGCGGATGGCTCAGGCGTCGACCTCGCCAACGTGAAAATGGCGCTCAACCCTTTCTGCGAAATTGCTGTGGAAGAAGCGGTGCGGCTCAAGGAGCAGGGTATTGCTACAGAAGTTGTGGTGGTGACTGTGGGCCCGACCTCGGCGCAGGAGCAATTGCGCACGGCCCTGGCACTGGGTGCCGATCGCGCTGTTCTGATCGACTCCAGCGAAGAACTCAGTTCCCTGGCCGTGGCCAAGTTGCTCAAAGCGGTGGTCGATAGAGAGCAGCCGCAGTTGGTCATCCTTGGCAAACAAGCCATCGACAGCGACAACAACCAGACTGGGCAGATGCTGGCCGCATTGAGCGGTTATGCCCAAGGCACCTTCGCATCCAAGGTTGAAGTGTTGAATGACAAGCTCAACGTCACCCGCGAAATCGACGGTGGGTTGCAGACCGTTGCCTTGAGTCTGCCGGCAATCGTTACCACTGACCTGCGCTTGAACGAGCCACGCTATGCGTCGTTGCCGAACATCATGAAGGCCAAGAAAAAACCGTTGGAAACCCTCACCCCAGAGGCACTCGGCGTGTCTACTGCCTCCACCAACAAACTTTTGAAGGTCGAAGCGCCGGCTGCTCGTAGCGCTGGCATCAAGGTCAAGTCGGTGGCTGAGCTGGTCGAAAAACTCAAGAACGAGGCGAAGGTGATCTAAATGACAATTCTGGTTATCGCAGAGCACAACAACCAGCAGCTCGGTGCTGCAACCCTGAACACAGTCGCGGCAGCGCAACAGTTGGGCGGCGACGTTCACCTCCTGGTAGCCGGTGCCGAGACCGACGCTGTTGTTGCGGCAGCGCGAATCGTCACGGGCATCAGCAAGGTCCTGGTCGCCAATCACGCCGCCTATGCCCACCAGTTGCCAGAGAACGTCGCAGCGCTCGTTACGGGGCTGGTGATCGACCAAAGCGTGATCTACAGCCATGTCCTGGCTGCGGCCACCGTCAATGGCAAGAACATCCTGCCCCGGGTGGCGGCAACCCTGGACGTCGACCAGATCTCCGAGATTATCGCGGTGGAGTCGGCCGATACCTTCAAACGCCCGATCTACGCGGGAAATGCAATCGCCACTGTGCAATCGAATGCTGCCGTCAAGGTGATCACCGTTCGCACCACTGGTTTCGACGCGGTTGCTGGCGAAGGTGGTTCGGCTGTTGTCGAAACCTTGGCGTCGGTTTTTGACACGGGTACTTCGGCGTTCGTCAGCGAGGCGCTGGCCAAGTCGGATCGTCCTGAACTAACAGCGGCGAAGATTATTGTGTCCGGCGGACGTGGCCTGCAAAACGGTGACAACTTCAAGCATTTGTACAGCTTGGCCAACAAGTTGGGTGCGGGCGTCGGCGCTTCGCGTGCAGCGGTTGACGCCGGTTTCGTCGCCAATGATATGCAGGTCGGCCAGACTGGCAAGATCGTCGCACCGCAACTGTACATCGCTGTTGGCATTTCCGGTGCGATCCAGCATCTGGCGGGGATGAAGGACTCCAAAGTCATCGTTGCGATCAACAAGGATGAGGAGGCACCGATTTTCCAGGTCGCCGATTATGGCCTGGTAGCAGATCTGTTCGAAGCCGTGCCCGAGCTGGAACAACGGGTGTCCTGAACCTGCCAATCTGCCTGCGCGGTCTTGCCTCGCGACGTGCTTGACCCTCACCCCCCACACAAAACGCGGCAGGCAACTGCCGTGTTTTTTGTCTGTCCGCAGTTGTGCAAAGTTGTAACAGGCCCGCTTGGAGCCTGTCTTTAACTTTGATTTAAATATTAATAATCAACTAGATAGATAACTTATGTGATCTGTTACATCACGCACAGTGCCCGATTGTCTCCTTGCTGAACACTCGTTTAGTATGGCCTCAAGTCCTTCCCCCTCACGCCAACCACAATAATTCGAGGCCTCCCATGACTATACCTTCGTCGCTGCTGAGCAAAGTCGAAGCCGGCGTTGCCTGGATCACCCTGAATCGCCCCGAGCAACGCAACGCCCTGGATATCCCCAGCCTGAAAAAGCTGCATGCCTTGCTTGATGAGCACAATGCCGACCCTGCCGTGCGCGTGGTCGTGCTGACCGGCAGTGGCCGCAGCTTCTGTGCCGGCGCGGACCTGGCCGAATGGGCCGAGGCCGAAGCCCGCGGTGCGCTGGAAAGCTATGGCTGGACCGAAACCGCCCATGCCTTGATGCAACGCCTGCACAGCCTCGACAAACCCACCATCGCCGCAATCAACGGTACCGCCGTGGGTGCCGGGATGGACCTGACCCTGTGCTGCGACATGCGCGTGGCAGCAGCATCGGCCCGTTTCAAGGCCGGCTATACCAGCATGGCCTATAGCCCTGACGCGGGCGCCAGCTGGCATTTGCCCAGGTTGATCGGCACCGAACAGGCCAAGCGCCTGTTGTTTCTAGACGAGCTTTGGGGCGCTGAGCGGGCGTTGGCGGCCGGCTTGGTCGGTGAGGTCTGCGCAGATGCCCAGTTGCTGGCCGTCAGCGCCGAACTGGCCGGGCGCCTGGCGGTCGGTCCGACATTCGCTTTTGCCCAGACCAAGCGCCTGATCCGTGAGGGCGCCCAGCGCACCCTCGCAGAACAGCTGCAGGCCGAACTTGGCGCAGGCCTGCTGTGTGGACGCAGCGAGGATGGCGCCGAAGCGTTACGTGCAAGTGTCGAGAGGCGCGCAGCAAAATTCGTTGGCAAATAATCACTTACAACACCTTCTTCAGGAACATTCCATGAATTTCCAACTGACCCAAGAACAAGAAATGTTGGTGGAAGCCGTACGCAGTTTTGTTGCCAAAGAGTTGTTGCCGCACGAGGAAGCAGTCGATCGCGCCGACGAGGTCTCGCCGGAGTTGGCCGCGCAAATTCGTGGCAAAGCGATTGCTGCCGGCTTCTATGCCTTCAACATGCCCGAGGAAGTGGGTGGCGGCGGTCTGGATTACGTCTCCCAGGCCCTGATCGAACGCGAATTGTCCAAAGTGTCGTGGGCGGTGCATGTGTTTGTCGCGCGCCCGTCGAAAATCCTCATGGCCTGCAAGGACGAGCAGATCAACGACTACCTGTTGCCTTGCATTCAAGGTGAGAAGGTCGACTGCTTTGCCTTGACCGAGCCGGGCGCAGGCTCCGACGCCAACGCCATCAAGACCCGTGCGGTGCGTGAGGGCGACGATTTCGTCCTCAACGGTAGCAAGCATTTCATCAGCCATGCCGGGCATGCCGATTTCGCCATTGTCTTCGCCGTGACCGACACCTACGAACACAATGGCCGCAAACGCAACGCGGTCACCGCCTTCCTGGTCGACCGTGGCACCCCCGGCATGACCATTCGCCGCGGTCCCAAGTGCGTAAGCAACCGCGGATATCACACCTACGAGATGTTCTTTGACGATTGTCGCGTACCCGCCAACAAGGTGCTGGGCGAAGTAGGCAAAGGCTGGGAAGTGGCCAATGCCTGGCTGACCGCGGGGCGGGTGATGGTCGCCGCCAACTGCGTCGGCCAAGCTCAGCGGGCCCTGGATGTGTCGTTGCAATGGGCCGCGGATCGCAAGCAGTTCGGCCAGCCAATCGGTACTTATCAGGGGGTGTCGTTCAAGCTTGCCGACATGGCCACGCAAATCCGCGCCGCTGAGCTGCTGACCTTGCACACGGCCTGGAAGATGGATCAGGGCAGCATGACCGATGGTGAGGCCGGCATGGCCAAGCTGTTTGCCAGTGAGGTACTGGGCAAGGTCGCTGACGAAGCCGTGCAAATCTTCGGCGGCATGGGTCTGATGGACGAAGGACCGGTAGAGCGGATCTGGCGCAACGCGCGGATCGAGCGGATATGGGAGGGAACTTCGGAGATCCAGCGGCACATCATTTCCCGTGAACTGTTGCGCCCCCTGTTGCGTTGATCGGGCCGGAGAACTCCTATGTCGCAGTCGATTCGTGACAACCTCAAGCGTTTGCTCGCACCGCGTCACCTGGCATTCGTGGGTGGCCGCAGCATGGCTCGGGCGCTCAAGCGCTGTGCTGAAGGCGGTTATCAGGGCCAGATGTGGCTGGTCAATCCGCAACACGAACACCTTGAGGGCGTCCCCTGTGTTCGCAGCGTGTCCGAGCTGCCGTGCGGCCCGGACGCCGTATTCATCGCCACCAATCGCGAACTGACGCTCAGTTGCGTGGCCGAACTGGCGGCTATCGATGCCGGCGGGGCTATCTGTTACGCCTCGGGTTTCGCCGAGGCGGGGGCCGAAGGCCAGGCGTTGCAACAGCAACTGCTCAAGGCCGCGGGAACCATGGCGCTGCTCGGCCCCAACTGTTATGGCCTGCTTGATTACCTGCACAGCAGTGCGCTGTGGCCGGTCGCGCACGGCGGCAAGACGGTAGAGAAAGGCGTAGCGATCCTGACCCAGAGTGGCAACTTCGCTTACAACCTGTCCATGAGTGACCGTTCCTTGCCGGTGGCCTATATGGCATCGGTGGGCAATCAGGCGCAACTGGGCATTGCCGAACTGATGGACGTTTTACTCGATGAGCCTCGGGTTACTGCTATTGGTCTGCATCTGGAGGGGCTGAAAAACGTTCCTGGTTTCGCTCGTGCAGCCCACAAGGCGCTGGAAAAAGGTATTCCGATCATCGCCTTGAAAACCGGTGTGTCACGAATCGGCGCCGAGCTGGCCCTGAGTCATACCAGCTCGCTGTCTGGCTCTGACGCTCTGTATGACAGCTTGTTCCAGCGATTGGGGGTTATTCGTGTCAGTGGCCCGGTGAGCTTCGCCGAAACGCTGAAGGCCGCTGCCTGTGGGACGCTGCCTGAAGGTCGCAGCCTGATCGCCCTGGCCTGCTCCGGTGGTGACGCCGGCTTGATCGCCGACTATGCCGAACGCAACGAGCTGACCTTGCCCAAGCTCGCCAACAGCCAGGTCGACGAGTTGGCCGGGGTACTGCCGGCCTATGCCAACCTGGTCAACCCGCTGGACTTCACCACCGCGATCTGGGGCGATGGCGCCGCGCTTGAGCGCATGCTCGATAGCGCCCTTTGCAGCGAGGCCGACGCGGCCATGCTGGTGCTCGATTATCCTGTGGAATTTACCGGCGAGCGCAAGGAGTGCGACCTGTTGCTGGAACTCTACAGCGCCGCGCTCAAGCGCCACGGAAAAATCGGCTTCGTCACCTCGGCCTTCCCTGAGTTGCTGCCGGCCAGTGCCCGCGAGCGTTTGCATGGCTACGGTATTGCCGCGCTGCAAGGCGTCGAAGACGGTTTGGCAGCCTGGGGACGAATTGCCGCCTATCGATGCCGCCGCCAGGCCTTGCTCGAGCTGGGCGAGTCAGCGCTGGTGCCGTTGTGCCCGCAAGCGTTGAGCGCAGACGGCCAACTGCTCAATGAATGGGATTCCAAACAGGCCCTACACGCGTTCGGCCTGCCCATTCCCGCCGGCGTGTTGAGTGGCGTGGATCAAGCGCTCAAGGCTGGCGCAACGGTTGGCTACCCATTGGTGCTCAAGGCCGTTAGCGCGCAATTGCCGCACAAGACCGAAGCGGGCGCCGTAGCACTCAACCTGACGGATGATCAAGCCTTGGCTGCCGCGCTGCAGAAGATGCGCGAAAGCATTGCCGCCTATGCCCCCACCGTGCCATTCGATCAGGTCCTGCTTGAGCCGATGGCACGCGCACCCTTGGCCGAGTTGATCGTCGGCATCAAGCGCGAAGACGACTTCGGTCTGGCCTTGGTGATCGGCGCCGGCGGCATTCTGGTGGAGCTGCTCAAAGACAGTAGAACCTTGTTGCTGCCAACCACCGACGGCGCCATTCGCGCTGCCGTGCTCGGGCTTCGCAGCGCCAGCCTGCTGCAGGGCTTTCGCGGTCGCCAAAGCGCAGATCTGGATGCGCTGGTTGCGGCGATCCGCGCCGTGGCGGATTACGCCTGCGAGAACGCCGGCCAATTGCTGGAGCTGGATGTGAACCCATTAATGGTCGGTGCTCAGGGCACTACCGCGGTCGATGCGTTGATTCGCCTCGGCCAGGCGTAAGGAGAACAACATGCACAATAGCCCATTGACCGGTGGCCAGGCCCTGGTCCGCTTGTTGGCCAACTATGGCGTCGACACCGTGTTCGGCATTCCCGGCGTGCACACGCTTGAGCTGTATCGCGGCCTGCCCGGAAGCGGTATCCGCCATGTGCTTACCCGCCATGAGCAGGGGGCAGGGTTCATGGCCGACGGCTATGCCCGGGTCAGCGGCAAGCCGGGGGTGTGTTTTGTCATTACCGGCCCCGGTGTCACCAACGCTGCCACCGCCATCGGCCAAGCGTATGCCGATTCCATCGCGATGCTGGTGATATCCAGCGTCAACCACAGCGCAAGTCTGGGCAAGGGCTGGGGCTGCCTGCACGAAACCCAGGATCAGCGTGCGATGACTGCGCCGATTACGGCGTTTTCCGCCGTAGCGCTGAGTGCCGAGGACTTGCCTGAGCTGATTGCCCGAGCCTATGCAGTGTTTGACAGTGAACGGCCGCGCCCGGTGCACATTTCGGTGCCATTGGATGTGTTGTCGGCACCGGTCAAGCGTGACTGGAGCGCTGAGGTGGTCCGCCGCCCTGGCCGTGGCCTGCCTGCTGGCAGTGTGCTGGAGCAGGCCGCAGCCACGCTTGCCGCGGCCAAACGGCCGATGATCATTGCCGGCGGCGGCGCGCTGCAGGCCGCCGAAGTGCTGCAGCAGTTAAGCTCCAGGCTGGCAGCCCCGCTGTTCACCAGCGTCGCCGGCAAAGGCCTGCTGGCCCCGGACGCACCGCTCAATGCCGGTGCAAGCCTATGTGTAGAGCCGGGTTGGACGCTGATCGGCGAAGCCGATGTGGTGCTGGCGGTGGGCACCGAGATGGCCGACACCGATTTCTGGCGCGAGCGCCTGCCGCTCAATGGCCAGTTGCTACGGGTCGACATCGATGCACGCAAGTTCAACGATTTCTATCCTTGTGCCCTGGCCCTGCAGGGGGATGCGCAACAAACCGTTGCCGCCTTGCTGGAGCACCTGCCAGGCCTCGATCGCAATCCCGAGGCCGCCATTGCTTCGGTCGCGGCGCTGCGCCAGGCGGTGAAGGCCGAGCATGGCCCGCTGCAGGCGATTCATCAGGCGATTCTTGATCGGATAGCTGCCGAGCTACCCGACAATGCCTTTATCAGTACCGACATGACGCAACTGGCGTACACCGGCAATTACGCGTTCAGCAGCCGCGCGCCGCGTAGTTGGTTGCATCCAACCGGCTACGGCACCTTGGGTTACGGCCTGCCCGCAGGCATCGGCGCCATGTTTGCCAGCAATGATCGCCCTGGCCTGGTGCTGGTGGGTGATGGCGGTTTCCTCTACACCGCCCAGGAATTGGCCACGGCCGTCGAAGAGCTGGATCGCCCGCTGGTGGTGCTGCTGTGGAACAACGACGCCCTGGGGCAGATCCGCGACGACATGCTCAGCCTCGATATCGAGCCCATTGGCGTACTGCCGCGCAACCCGGACTTTGTCGGACTGGGCCGTGCGTTCGGTTGCACCGTGGCCCAGCCACGCAGCCTCGACGAACTGCAGCAGGAACTGCGCGCAGGGTTCGCCCGCAATGCAGTGACCCTGATTGAACTCAAACACGCCTGCGCTCGCTGACGTCCAACCCTACTCAGGAAGATTGCCATGCGCTTTTCCGATCTGACTCAACGTATTGCTGGTGACGGTGCCGCCGCCTGGGACATTCACTACCGCGCCTTGGACCTGCAGGCCCAGGGTCAGGACATTCTCTTGCTGTCGGTGGGCGACCCGGATTTCGACACCCCGACGCCGATCGTGCAGGCTGCCATCGACAGTTTGCGCAGCGGCCACACCCATTATGCCGACGTACGCGGCAAACTTGCCCTGCGCCAGGCCATCGCCAATCGCCATCAACAGCGCAGCGGCCAAACGGTGCACGCCGACCAGGTGACCGTGCTGGCCGGTGCGCAGTGCGCCTTGTTCTGTGTCGCCCAGTGTGTGCTCAATCCCGGTGACGAGGTGATTGTAGCCGAACCGATGTATGTCACCTATGAGGCGGTATTCGGCGCTTGCGGCGCGACGGTGATACCGGTGCCGGTGCGACCGGAAAACGGCTTTCGGGTGTGCCCCGAGGATGTTGCCGCGCGCATCACTCCACGCACCCGTGCGCTGGCGCTGAACAGCCCGCACAATCCGTCAGGTGCGAGCCTGCCACGCTCGACCTGGCAGGCCCTGGCCGAGCTGTGCATTGGCCATGACCTGTGGCTGATCTCCGATGAGGTCTACAGCGAGCTGCTGTATGAAGGCGAGCACATCAGTCCGAGTAGCCTGCCTGGCATGGCTGAGCGTACGGCAACCTTGAACAGCTTGTCCAAGTCCCATGCCATGACCGGGTGGCGGGTGGGATGGGTGGTCGGTTCGCAGGCCCTGGCCACGCACCTGGAAAACCTCGCCTTGTGCATGCTCTACGGCTCCCCGGAATTCATCCAGGACGCTGCCGTGGTGGCCCTGGAGCAACCACTGCCACAGCTTGAGGCGATGCGTGAAGCCTACCGCCAGCGACGCGACCTGGTGTGCCAGACCCTTGCCGGTTGCCCGGGCCTGAAGGCGCTCAAGCCTGACGGTGGCATGTTCGTGATGGTCGACATTCGCGAAACAGGCCTCAGCGCCCAGGCGTTTTCCAACCGCCTGCTGGATCGCCATGGTGTCTCGGTGCTTGCGGGGGAAGCCTTTGGGCCGAGCGCTGCCGGCCATATCCGCCTGGGCCTGGTGCTCGCGGACGCAACGCTGCTGGACGCTTGCCAGCGTATCGCCTGCTGCGCCGCGCAATTGATGGAGAGCAAGGATAATGCGTGAATATTCCCGCTTGTTTATCGATGGCAGCTGGCAGGTGCCATCGGGGCGAGGCCTGGCCGAGGTGATCGATCCGGCCAGCGAAACCATCGCCGGCCGCGTGCCATTGGGTGATGAGCACGACGTCAATCGCGCCGTGGCTGCAGCGCGGCAGGCCTTTGCCGACTGGTCACGTTCGCCGTCGAGTGTGCGCGCTACTTTCATTCAGGCCTTGGTTGCA is a window of Pseudomonas sp. DG56-2 DNA encoding:
- a CDS encoding acyl-CoA dehydrogenase family protein, giving the protein MNFQLTQEQEMLVEAVRSFVAKELLPHEEAVDRADEVSPELAAQIRGKAIAAGFYAFNMPEEVGGGGLDYVSQALIERELSKVSWAVHVFVARPSKILMACKDEQINDYLLPCIQGEKVDCFALTEPGAGSDANAIKTRAVREGDDFVLNGSKHFISHAGHADFAIVFAVTDTYEHNGRKRNAVTAFLVDRGTPGMTIRRGPKCVSNRGYHTYEMFFDDCRVPANKVLGEVGKGWEVANAWLTAGRVMVAANCVGQAQRALDVSLQWAADRKQFGQPIGTYQGVSFKLADMATQIRAAELLTLHTAWKMDQGSMTDGEAGMAKLFASEVLGKVADEAVQIFGGMGLMDEGPVERIWRNARIERIWEGTSEIQRHIISRELLRPLLR
- a CDS encoding acetate--CoA ligase family protein, coding for MSQSIRDNLKRLLAPRHLAFVGGRSMARALKRCAEGGYQGQMWLVNPQHEHLEGVPCVRSVSELPCGPDAVFIATNRELTLSCVAELAAIDAGGAICYASGFAEAGAEGQALQQQLLKAAGTMALLGPNCYGLLDYLHSSALWPVAHGGKTVEKGVAILTQSGNFAYNLSMSDRSLPVAYMASVGNQAQLGIAELMDVLLDEPRVTAIGLHLEGLKNVPGFARAAHKALEKGIPIIALKTGVSRIGAELALSHTSSLSGSDALYDSLFQRLGVIRVSGPVSFAETLKAAACGTLPEGRSLIALACSGGDAGLIADYAERNELTLPKLANSQVDELAGVLPAYANLVNPLDFTTAIWGDGAALERMLDSALCSEADAAMLVLDYPVEFTGERKECDLLLELYSAALKRHGKIGFVTSAFPELLPASARERLHGYGIAALQGVEDGLAAWGRIAAYRCRRQALLELGESALVPLCPQALSADGQLLNEWDSKQALHAFGLPIPAGVLSGVDQALKAGATVGYPLVLKAVSAQLPHKTEAGAVALNLTDDQALAAALQKMRESIAAYAPTVPFDQVLLEPMARAPLAELIVGIKREDDFGLALVIGAGGILVELLKDSRTLLLPTTDGAIRAAVLGLRSASLLQGFRGRQSADLDALVAAIRAVADYACENAGQLLELDVNPLMVGAQGTTAVDALIRLGQA
- a CDS encoding 5-guanidino-2-oxopentanoate decarboxylase; its protein translation is MHNSPLTGGQALVRLLANYGVDTVFGIPGVHTLELYRGLPGSGIRHVLTRHEQGAGFMADGYARVSGKPGVCFVITGPGVTNAATAIGQAYADSIAMLVISSVNHSASLGKGWGCLHETQDQRAMTAPITAFSAVALSAEDLPELIARAYAVFDSERPRPVHISVPLDVLSAPVKRDWSAEVVRRPGRGLPAGSVLEQAAATLAAAKRPMIIAGGGALQAAEVLQQLSSRLAAPLFTSVAGKGLLAPDAPLNAGASLCVEPGWTLIGEADVVLAVGTEMADTDFWRERLPLNGQLLRVDIDARKFNDFYPCALALQGDAQQTVAALLEHLPGLDRNPEAAIASVAALRQAVKAEHGPLQAIHQAILDRIAAELPDNAFISTDMTQLAYTGNYAFSSRAPRSWLHPTGYGTLGYGLPAGIGAMFASNDRPGLVLVGDGGFLYTAQELATAVEELDRPLVVLLWNNDALGQIRDDMLSLDIEPIGVLPRNPDFVGLGRAFGCTVAQPRSLDELQQELRAGFARNAVTLIELKHACAR
- a CDS encoding pyridoxal phosphate-dependent aminotransferase, encoding MRFSDLTQRIAGDGAAAWDIHYRALDLQAQGQDILLLSVGDPDFDTPTPIVQAAIDSLRSGHTHYADVRGKLALRQAIANRHQQRSGQTVHADQVTVLAGAQCALFCVAQCVLNPGDEVIVAEPMYVTYEAVFGACGATVIPVPVRPENGFRVCPEDVAARITPRTRALALNSPHNPSGASLPRSTWQALAELCIGHDLWLISDEVYSELLYEGEHISPSSLPGMAERTATLNSLSKSHAMTGWRVGWVVGSQALATHLENLALCMLYGSPEFIQDAAVVALEQPLPQLEAMREAYRQRRDLVCQTLAGCPGLKALKPDGGMFVMVDIRETGLSAQAFSNRLLDRHGVSVLAGEAFGPSAAGHIRLGLVLADATLLDACQRIACCAAQLMESKDNA